The DNA region TTTCAATAGAAAGGTGGATGTTCTTGGCAATCCCGTGAGAAGGGGAATATCTGACTGCAAATACAACGCCGGACGGACATTTACAGTCTTCATTTTTGGCGGCAGTCAGGGATCTCATGCAATAAATAAAGGTATAGTAGAGTCACTGGAATATTTACAGGAGAAGGCCGGACAGATAAGATTTCTGCACCAGACAGGAGAAAAAGACTTTGCCTGGGTAGATGAGTCTTACAAAAAGGCAGGAATTGACGCTGAAGTTGCACCTTATGTATATAACATCGTTGACATGTATGGAAAATCAGACATTGTGATATGCAGGGCAGGCGCTACTACTATAGCTGAAATATCCGCAAGCGGCCGTCCTTCTATACTGATTCCCTATCCTCATGCCGCGCATGATCATCAGAGGAGCAACGCAGAATACATGCAAACGATGGGCAGCGCAGAGGTAATTTTGGAGAAAGACCTCAGCGGTAAAATTCTTGCTGACAAGATCAAATATTTTATGTATAACAAGGATA from Nitrospirota bacterium includes:
- the murG gene encoding undecaprenyldiphospho-muramoylpentapeptide beta-N-acetylglucosaminyltransferase; protein product: MRVIIAGGGTGGHLYPGIAVAEEIYRQEPESDVLFVGTKTGIESRILPKEGYRLETIPAGGVINKNMISKFTSLMKIAGGFIKSFFVLRRFKPDVVVGVGGYASAPMLSAASIMRYPTMIMEQNLYPGTTNRFLSRIVDRVVVAFDGSDKFFNRKVDVLGNPVRRGISDCKYNAGRTFTVFIFGGSQGSHAINKGIVESLEYLQEKAGQIRFLHQTGEKDFAWVDESYKKAGIDAEVAPYVYNIVDMYGKSDIVICRAGATTIAEISASGRPSILIPYPHAAHDHQRSNAEYMQTMGSAEVILEKDLSGKILADKIKYFMYNKD